In Streptococcus gallolyticus subsp. gallolyticus DSM 16831, the sequence ACATCCATGTTTTTTTGTTTCCTCCGAAAAAAAATATAGTTTAGACAACTAACATTTTATCAAGTATAATAGATAATGTAAAGGTTATCTGTAAAATTAAAACGTTTACTTTTTAGAAGGGAAAGTTTCATGAAATATAATCAATTCTCTTTCATTCCAAGACCTATCGCTATTGCAGAGCAAGAGTTGCAAGCCTTGGGATTTGATATTACCCACCAACAAGCTGATAAAAAAGCTCTTGAAAATTTCTGCCGTAAGATTTTCTTTAATTACAAAGATACGGACTACCCACTTCGTCAATTAATCGCTGATTTTGAGACAGATTTATTAACATTTTTTAATTCTGAACGTCCATTGACAGCGGATATTTTTTACACTATTTCACTACAACTTCTCGGATTTATTCCGCATGTTGACTTTACAAATACAACTGACTTTTTAGAAAAAATTGCCTTTCCGATTAATTATCAAAAAGGACACATCCTTGAGGCGCTTTATCATTTGCTAGTTAGTCGCCAAAAATCCGGTATGACCTTGCTTGATGATTTAATTAGTAAGGGGCTTATTCCAGTAGATAATGATTATCATTTTTTCAATGGCAAATCACTAGCAACGTTTGATACAACTGATTTGATTCGTGAAGTTGTTTATGTGCAATCACCGCTTGATACTGACCAAGACGGACAACTCGATTTGATTAAGGTCAATATTATTCGCCCTAAAACAAGCCACCAATTGCCAACCATGATGACAGCTAGTCCTTATCACCAAGGAACAAATGTCGTTGCTAACGATAAAAAACTTTACAAAATGGAAGGTGATTTAGCTGTAAAACCAGCACGAACAATCAACGTTGAAACACGTGACTTTGAACCGTTAGCTGTTCCTGATGTTGACCTTCCTGTCGGAGAAAGTGAAGAACGTTTCAATTTTATTGACCCCTACACGCTCAATGATTATTTCCTTGCACGTGGTTTCGCAAATATCTACGTTTCTGGGGTTGGAACTGCAGGCTCTGACGGTTTTATGACCAGCGGAGATTATGCGCAAGTGGAAAGTTTTAAAGCAGTCATTGATTGGTTAAATGGAAAAGCAATCGCCTTTTCTAGCCACCGTCGTGACCAAAAAGTTGTTGCTGATTGGGCAAGTGGACTGGTTTGTACCACTGGAAAATCTTATCTTGGAACCATGTCAACCGCTCTAGCAACGACAGGTGTTGAGGGGCTGAAAGTTATCATCGCTGAATCAGCTATTTCATCTTGGTATGATTATTATCGTGAAAATGGGTTGGTTTGCAGCCCTGGCGGCTATCCTGGTGAGGACCTTGATGTGCTGACCGAATTGACTTATTCACGTAATCTGCTGACTGGCGATTATCTTCGTAATAATGCACATTACCAAGAACTCCTTGACGAGCAATCTGCGCAACTCGACCGTGCTTCTGGTGATTACAATCAATTTTGGCATGACCGTAATTATCTGCCACACGCTGACAAGGTTAAAGCAACCTGCGTATTCACTCATGGGCTCCAAGACTGGAATGTCAAACCACGTCACATCTTCAATATTTTCAATGCCCTTCCAGATACTGTCGAAAAACACGCTTTTCTTCACCACGGTGAGCATGTCTACATGCACAACTGGCAATCCATTGATTTCCGTGAAAGCATGAACACTTTACTTTCTGAAAAAATGCTTGGACAAGATAATCATTTCGTTTTGCCAACACTTATCTGGCAAGATAATAGCCAAGAACAAGCTTGGACAAGCTTAGCTGAATTTGGCAGTAACAATCAAGCAACTTTAGCTCTTGGTACAGACCAAAAAATCATTGACAATCATTACGCCAAAGCTGAATTTGAACGTTATAGCAAGAATTTCAGAACTTTCAAGAGTGAGTTATTTACTGGAAAAGCAAATGCCATTTGCCTCGATTTACCGATTGAACACGATTACCATATCAATGGGCAAATCACTCTACACCTAACCGTCAAATCTAGTGAAAATAAAGGAATTCTGTCTGCCCAAGTCCTAGACTATGGCGAAAAGAAACGTTTTAAAGATGTTCCTTCTGTACTTGATTTATACGCTATTGATAATGGACGCAATTTCTCACGTGAAGCTCTCAAAGAATTGCCATTTACCAAAGCCAAAGAACGTGTCATCACAAAAGGTGTTCTAAATCTTCAAAATCGTACAGACTTGTTAACAATCGAAGATATTCCTGCAAATGAGTGGATGACCATTGATTTCACCCTTCAACCAAGTATCTACAAATTGGAAAAAGGCGACACTCTCCGTGTGCTTCTCTACACAACAGACTTTGAGCACACTATCCGTGACAATAGCAATTACATTTTGACAGTTGATTTAGACCAATCAAGCATCGAACTGCCAGTCGAACAATAAATAAATCAAAGAGAGTGAAAAAGAGGCTGAGACAAAAAGTTCTCAACCTCTTCTTTTATCTAGTTACAATTGCAAACCACCACTACATCTTACAGTCATAACTAAGTATCAAAGGAAGCCTGGCACTTTGAACTGCACCTCTATCGTTAGATTTTTGTCTAACGTTTGGAGGTGCAGTTTATTTTGCTTCAGCCTCTTTTGACTATTTTTTAAAAGTAAGCAACATCCTTGTTCCATGATTCAATTGACTTTGAATATGGATCGAAGCATCGTGTAATTTCAGCGCGTGTTTAACAATAGATAAGCCCAAACCCGTTCCACCAAGCTTTCGTGAACGACTCTTATCAATACGATAGAAACGTTCAAAAATACGTTCTTGCTCTTCTTTAGAGATGCCAATACCAGTATCTTTAACCTCTAAAAAAACATTATCCTCATTAGACGATATTGTTACATCAACAGCGCCTTTATCCCGATTATAAGTAATCGCATTATCGCAAAGATTGTACAAAACGGAATGGATAAGCGCCGAATTACCAGTAATAGTCGTTGGCTGCCCTTTCAAATGCAAACCAATCTGACGTTGGCTTGCTTTCGTTGATAAACTTTCCAATACATTTTGTGCAATAGCATAAATATCCAGCTTTTCCATTGGTACTTGGTCTGTTTCATCCAAATGAGACAAATTGATAATATCTTCAACCAGCTGCACCATTCTCTGTGATTCGTTATAAATCTTTCCAGCAAAATGCGGAATGTCATTAGCCGATACCAAACCATTCACTAACATCTCTGAATAACCTGAAATCACGTGTAATGGTGTTTTAAGTTCATGCGAAACATTTGCTGTAAACTCATGACGCAGTTTTTCAATTTGTAACTGTTCCGTCACATCAACCAAGAGAACAACTAGACCTGTCACAACACCATTAGACAAAATTGGGCGAATAAGCACTTTATAACTTTCTTGGTCAAACTGTAAAACACCTTCTTGCTTATTACCTTGAAGACCAGATTCTAACCAATGATTAAACGATAAATCTCTTGTAATTTTTAAAATATCATTTCCTAGACAACTTTGATCTGTTTGAAAAAGCTCTTGTGCTGCCGAGTTAATGCTAATGACACGACATTGAGCATCCAATAGGATAATTCCTTCCTTAATTTTAGAAATAATCGTATCAAATTCGTCTCTTTTCTGGTTAAGTAAAGCTTCCTGCTTAGCTAATTCCTTTTGGTGATAATCAATTCGTCTCAACAACGGCGAAATTTCATCATAAGTATCATTTTTTAATGGCTGATCCAAATTCAAATCATTTAAAGGTGCAACAACACGTTTTGCTGTATAACGTGCCACCCATACAGATAGAAAGATTGCTAAAATAATAATCAATGCCAAAGGTTGAAACATTCTGATAAATAATAGCAAAATGCTATGCTGCGTTATCGATAAACGAATGACTGTGCCATCATCCAATCGTTGTGCAATATACAAAGATTTTGTAGTCAATGTAGCAGAATAACGAGTGCTTTCACCATAACCATCTTTCAACGCCTCTTTGATCTCTTTACGATTAGCATGATTATCCATCTTTGTAGCATCTGACTGATTATCATAAAGAATATTCCCCTCGTTATCTACCCATGTGATACGAAGACCAGATACATTTAATGTGTTAAAATAACTATCACCTTCTAGTGCCACACCTTGAGCAACTAAAACAGTTTCTGTTTGTAACTGTTCTTTTTGAACTTGCGTAAAATAACTATAA encodes:
- a CDS encoding Xaa-Pro dipeptidyl-peptidase, encoding MKYNQFSFIPRPIAIAEQELQALGFDITHQQADKKALENFCRKIFFNYKDTDYPLRQLIADFETDLLTFFNSERPLTADIFYTISLQLLGFIPHVDFTNTTDFLEKIAFPINYQKGHILEALYHLLVSRQKSGMTLLDDLISKGLIPVDNDYHFFNGKSLATFDTTDLIREVVYVQSPLDTDQDGQLDLIKVNIIRPKTSHQLPTMMTASPYHQGTNVVANDKKLYKMEGDLAVKPARTINVETRDFEPLAVPDVDLPVGESEERFNFIDPYTLNDYFLARGFANIYVSGVGTAGSDGFMTSGDYAQVESFKAVIDWLNGKAIAFSSHRRDQKVVADWASGLVCTTGKSYLGTMSTALATTGVEGLKVIIAESAISSWYDYYRENGLVCSPGGYPGEDLDVLTELTYSRNLLTGDYLRNNAHYQELLDEQSAQLDRASGDYNQFWHDRNYLPHADKVKATCVFTHGLQDWNVKPRHIFNIFNALPDTVEKHAFLHHGEHVYMHNWQSIDFRESMNTLLSEKMLGQDNHFVLPTLIWQDNSQEQAWTSLAEFGSNNQATLALGTDQKIIDNHYAKAEFERYSKNFRTFKSELFTGKANAICLDLPIEHDYHINGQITLHLTVKSSENKGILSAQVLDYGEKKRFKDVPSVLDLYAIDNGRNFSREALKELPFTKAKERVITKGVLNLQNRTDLLTIEDIPANEWMTIDFTLQPSIYKLEKGDTLRVLLYTTDFEHTIRDNSNYILTVDLDQSSIELPVEQ
- a CDS encoding sensor histidine kinase: MVKKIFRSTLFVTLGILLSATLLIMGVLYSYFTQVQKEQLQTETVLVAQGVALEGDSYFNTLNVSGLRITWVDNEGNILYDNQSDATKMDNHANRKEIKEALKDGYGESTRYSATLTTKSLYIAQRLDDGTVIRLSITQHSILLLFIRMFQPLALIIILAIFLSVWVARYTAKRVVAPLNDLNLDQPLKNDTYDEISPLLRRIDYHQKELAKQEALLNQKRDEFDTIISKIKEGIILLDAQCRVISINSAAQELFQTDQSCLGNDILKITRDLSFNHWLESGLQGNKQEGVLQFDQESYKVLIRPILSNGVVTGLVVLLVDVTEQLQIEKLRHEFTANVSHELKTPLHVISGYSEMLVNGLVSANDIPHFAGKIYNESQRMVQLVEDIINLSHLDETDQVPMEKLDIYAIAQNVLESLSTKASQRQIGLHLKGQPTTITGNSALIHSVLYNLCDNAITYNRDKGAVDVTISSNEDNVFLEVKDTGIGISKEEQERIFERFYRIDKSRSRKLGGTGLGLSIVKHALKLHDASIHIQSQLNHGTRMLLTFKK